From one Ananas comosus cultivar F153 unplaced genomic scaffold, ASM154086v1, whole genome shotgun sequence genomic stretch:
- the LOC109704164 gene encoding uncharacterized protein LOC109704164 codes for MAVSNPLAKILDTNRLTGPNFTDWLRNLRIVLNSEKLAYVLDTEAPAVLENPTAEQRAARNKWTDDDMKVKCYMLASMSNELQRQHEHMESAADILLHLKELYDEQSRTARYEVSKRLFRAKMSDGQSVNNHCLAMIKDIEELEKLGMTMDAELQTDLILQSLPDSFS; via the coding sequence ATGGCTGTATCTAACCCACTTGCCAAAATACTTGATACTAATCGCTTAACTGGACCGAATTTTACCGATTGGCTAAGGAATTTGAGAATTGTTCTCAATTCTGAAAAATTAGCCTATGTGTTGGACACGGAGGCTCCAGCGGTGCTCGAAAATCCAACAGCTGAGCAAAGAGCTGCAAGAAATAAATGGACTGATGACGATATGAAGGTAAAATGCTACATGCTTGCGTCTATGAGCAATGAGTTGCAACGCCAGCATGAGCACATGGAGAGTGCTGCTGATATTTTGCTCCATCTCAAGGAGTTGTATGATGAGCAAAGTCGAACAGCCCGCTACGAGGTGTCAAAGCGACTGTTCAGAGCTAAGATGTCTGATGGTCAGTCAGTCAATAATCATTGCTTGGCAATGATTAAAGACATTGAGGAGCTTGAGAAGCTCGGAATGACTATGGACGCAGAACTCCAAACAGATTTGATCTTACAATCCTTACCAGATTCATTTTCTTAG